In Cyprinus carpio isolate SPL01 chromosome A1, ASM1834038v1, whole genome shotgun sequence, the following proteins share a genomic window:
- the LOC109099369 gene encoding uncharacterized protein LOC109099369 yields the protein MPYKLQSGLSLTGVLMPLQAPVHVESDWSVDALQAPVHVESDWSVDALQAPVHVESDWSFDALQAPVHVESDWSVDALQAPVRSESDWTPVRSESDWSVDALQAPVHSESDWSVDALQAPVRSESDWSFDAQHAPVHSESDWSVDAQQAPVLSESDWSFDALQAPARSESNWSFDAQQAPVHVESDWGVDALQAPARSESNWSFDALQAPVHIESDWSVDALQAPARSESNWSFDAQQAPVRSESDRNIDAHQAPVCPESYWGLDALQAPVRSKSNWNIEAHQAPVYAKSDWSVDARQAPVQVESNWSVDALQAPVHAKSYWSLDAIQAPVRSDSNWSFDALQAPVCSESYWNIDAHQLPVHTESYWSVDAQQAPVQVESSWSVDAQQALVHVEPDWSFDAFHGPVRAVFDWSTDILQTPGHTKSLFDPCSDIFSCYEVGNMLGQGGFGAVYEGRRMKDGLEVAVKFVKKTEDMQYINFPEPLPLEVALLILVNEGPRVPQIIQLLDWKDVGEYCIMILERPIPCEDLFDFVQRHGGRINEELARVVMRQATQAAYMSCQRGVLHRDIKKENLLINKDTLEVKLIDFGCGELLRSAPYTTFMGTRMYCPPEFISEGKYHGEPATVYSLGVLLFSLVCGTFPDSVDLIMINLNHWFIAGLSLECCQLICSCLQREPTERLDLGKILYHKWFKGTDMVKFGK from the exons atgcccTACAAGCTCCAGTCCGGTCTGAGTCTGACTGGAGTTTTGATGCCCCTCCAAGCTCCAGTCCACGTTGAATCTgactggagtgttgatgcccTTCAAGCTCCAGTCCACGTTGAATCAGACTGGAGTGTTGACGCCCTTCAAGCTCCAGTCCACGTTGAATCTGACTGGAGTTttgatgccctccaagctccagtCCACGTTGAATCTgactggagtgttgatgcccTTCAAGCTCCAGTCCGCTCTGAATCCgactgga CTCCAGTCCGCTCTGAATCCgactggagtgttgatgcccTTCAAGCTCCAGTCCACTCTGAATCTgactggagtgttgatgcccTTCAAGCTCCAGTCCGCTCTGAATCCGACTGGAGTTTTGATGCCCAGCATGCTCCAGTCCACTCTGAATCTGACTGGAGTGTTGACGCCCAACAAGCTCCAGTCCTCTCTGAGTCTGACTGGAGTTttgatgccctccaagctccagCCCGTTCTGAGTCCAACTGGAGTTTTGATGCCCAACAAGCTCCAGTCCACGTCGAGTCCGACTGGGGTGTGGATGCACTCCAAGCTCCAGCCCGCTCTGAGTCCAACTGGAGTTttgatgccctccaagctccagtCCACATCGAGTCTGACTGGAGTGTGgatgccctccaagctccagCCCGCTCTGAGTCCAACTGGAGTTTTGATGCCCAACAAGCTCCAGTCCGCTCTGAGTCCGACAGGAATATTGATGCACACCAAGCACCAGTCTGCCCCGAGTCTTACTGGGGTCttgatgccctccaagctccagtCCGCTCTAAGTCCAACTGGAATATTGAAGCACACCAAGCACCAGTCTACGCCAAGTCTGACTGGAGTGTTGATGCCAGACAAGCTCCAGTCCAGGTGGAGTCCAACTGGAGTGTTGATGCACTCCAAGCTCCAGTCCACGCCAAGTCTTACTGGAGTCTTGATGCCATCCAAGCTCCAGTCCGCTCTGACTCCAACTGGAGTTttgatgccctccaagctccagtCTGCTCTGAGTCTTACTGGAATATTGATGCACACCAATTACCAGTCCACACCGAGTCTTACTGGAGTGTTGATGCCCAACAAGCTCCAGTCCAGGTCGAGTCCAGCTGGAGTGTTGATGCCCAACAAGCTCTGGTCCATGTCGAGCCCGACTGGAGTTTTGATGCTTTCCATGGTCCAGTACGTGCTGTGTTTGACTGGAGTACAGACATCCTACAAACTCCAGGCCACACCAAGTCTTTATTTGATCCTTGCTCAG ACATCTTTTCCTGCTATGAAGTCGGCAATATGCTGGGTCAAGGAGGATTTGGAGCCGTCTATGAAGGGAGGCGTATGAAGGATGGCCTTGAG GTGGCAGTGAAATTTGTCAAGAAAACAGAGGATATGCAATACATCAACTTT CCTGAACCTCTTCCACTGGAGGTTGCTCTTTTAATCCTCGTAAATGAAGGCCCCAGAGTTCCCCAGATAATCCAGCTGCTGGACTGGAAGGATGTGGGTGAATACTGCATCATGATTCTGGAGCGGCCTATTCCTTGCGAGGACTTGTTTGATTTTGTGCAGCGCCATGGAGGCAGAATCAACGAGGAGTTGGCTCGGGTTGTCATGCGGCAGGCAACACAAGCCGCTTACATGAGCTGCCAACGTGGAGTGCTGCACCGGGACATCAAAAAGGAAAACCTTTTGATCAACAAGGACACCCTAGAAGTCAAACTAATTGACTTTGGGTGCGGCGAACTCCTTCGAAGTGCACCCTATACTACATTCATGG GCACACGAATGTACTGTCCACCCGAATTCATATCAGAGGGCAAGTACCACGGGGAGCCAGCGACGGTATATTCATTGGGAGTGCTCTTGTTCTCGCTGGTATGCGGGACATTTCCAGACAGCGTCGACCTGATTATGATCAATCTGAACCATTGGTTTATAGCTGGCTTATCACTAG AGTGCTGCCAATTGATCTGCTCTTGCCTGCAGCGTGAGCCAACGGAGCGCCTCGATTTGGGCAAGATTCTGTACCATAAATGGTTTAAG GGCACAGATATGGTGAAATTTGGCAAATAG
- the LOC109056472 gene encoding leucine-rich repeat LGI family member 2-like: MHLTNDKLSNIRKCLLVTLLFVCSFQLSRSKRIFKCPSGCTCTTDSIICVGSSLIPRTIPSDINSLSIVNCSFPEIKEAMFSLMPSLQLLLLSSNSFSEIKEDAFTGLPHLEYLFIEGNKIEEINKYAFRGLRDVTHLSLANNNLKTLPRGLFSDLRSLIELDLRGNMFHCDCESMWLMLWLKRSNATTSDVYCASPSGMKGVPLKDVPEKHSKCVSTDFVQHQIVNTQSMSADIFSHKDDIYVAMAVPNSDSCIIMEWDHIETKFRPFDNITGRSVVGCRSVLINEQAFVIVSQLFDGSLVYKYDQAQNKFTKFQAVEMLNVSKPNDIEVFQIGVDWFFLIVDSSKAGMTTLFKWNGTGFYSYQFLHEWFRDTDAEFFDLDGKSVLILVSRSQVPVIYQWNKSTQKFVLHDEIANMDDIVSVKAFRINDVPYLALACYIGDSKVMKWTGKHFEEVQGFPSRGATVLQPIKFKDQHYLILSSDYSFSQILRWDEENQNFIKFRDVYVQWPRSFTALSTDQRDFVLATSFKGKTMVFEHISVDYSK; this comes from the exons ATGCATCTCACAAACGATAAACTATCTAACATCCGAAAGTGTCTTTTGGTCACTTTACTGTTCGTTTGTTCATTTCAACTCTCCCGATCAAAGCGAATATTCAAATGTCCTTCAGGATGCACTTGTACGACAGATTCAATCATTTGCGTCGGTTCGTCTCTCATCCCACGGACTATACCGAGTGACATCAACTCTCT gAGTATTGTTAATTGCAGTTTCCCAGAAATCAAGGAGGCTATGTTCTCGCTAATGCCCTCACTGCAGTTACT ACTTCTTAGTtcaaattcattttctgaaatCAAGGAAGATGCATTCACAGGGCTTCCTCATCTTGAGTATTT ATTTATTGAGGGTAACAAGATTGAAGAGATAAACAAATATGCCTTCAGAGGACTTAGGGATGTTACACATCT GTCATTAGcgaataacaatttaaaaacactgcCCAGGGGTCTTTTTTCTGATCTGCGCTCTTTGATTGAACT AGATCTGCGAGGGAACATGTTCCATTGTGACTGTGAATCCATGTGGCTGATGCTGTGGTTGAAGCGATCCAATGCCACAACCTCTGATGTTTACTGTGCCAGTCCATCTGGCATGAAGGGTGTCCCATTAAAGGATGTCCCAGAAAAACACAGCAAGTGTGTCTCCACAG ATTTTGTTCAGCATCAAATAGTGAATACTCAATCAATGTCAGCAGACATCTTCTCTCACAAAGATGATATATATGTGGCTATGGCAGTTCCAAACTCAGACAGCTGCATAATCATGGAATGGGATCATATTGAGACTAAATTCAGGCCTTTTGATAACATCACAG gACGGTCTGTTGTTGGATGCCGGTCTGTTCTGATCAACGAGCAGGCATTTGTCATTGTCTCCCAACTCTTTGATGGCTCCCTTGTCTATAAATATGACCAAGCACAGAATAAGTTCACCAAGTTTCAGGCAGTTGAAATGCTTAATGTGTCCAAGCCTAACGACATCGAAGTCTTCCAGATTGGAGTTGACTGGTTCTTCCTAATTGTGGACAGTTCCAAAGCTGGAATGACAACTCTTTTTAAATGGAATGGAACTGGTTTCTACTCATACCAATTCCTTCATGAGTGGTTTCGTGATACAGATGCAGAGTTTTTTGATTTAGATGGCAAATCTGTTCTCATACTTGTGAGCCGTTCTCAGGTTCCTGTTATCTACCAATGGAACAAGAGCACCCAGAAGTTTGTTCTCCATGATGAGATAGCAAATATGGATGACATTGTCAGTGTGAAGGCCTTTAGGATCAATGATGTGCCCTACCTTGCGCTCGCCTGCTACATCGGTGACTCAAAAGTCATGAAGTGGACGGGCAAACACTTTGAGGAAGTACAGGGCTTCCCTTCACGTGGCGCCACAGTATTACAGCCAATCAAGTTCAAAGACCAGCACTATTTGATTCTTAGCAGTGATTATTCTTTCTCCCAGATCCTCAGGTGGGATGAGGAAAACCAGAATTTTATCAAGTTCAGAGATGTTTATGTTCAATGGCCACGCTCATTCACAGCACTGTCCACAGACCAGCGTGATTTTGTGCTGGCCACCAGTTTCAAAGGCAAAACCATGGTTTTTGAACATATTTCAGTGGATTATAGTAAATGA
- the LOC122145267 gene encoding uncharacterized protein LOC122145267: MYSTTLFQRCSGNPFTTAPPQNQPVSEVDEVKGGKMKKKCKKIKRVWKALFGNRRASEKYTQKTSLSEGEKKDQGADAAVLQSRRNTDNQISSVQGLLQDAACTEPASDVDGAKGGRKKEKCEKKKLIWKVLFGCMRPSKKVLQTPSYTVANQKVVPLQAPAHTVNNQSDEALQAPVHVESDWSVDAQQAPVRSESDWSFDALQAPVRSESDWSFDALQAPVHSESDWSVDALQAPVRSESDWSFDALQAPVHSESDWSVDDLQAPVRSESDWSFDALQAPVHSESDWSFDALQAPVHVESDWSVDALQAPVRSESDWSVDALQAPVHVESDWSVDALQAPVRSESDWSFDAHQAPVRSESDWSVDALQAPVRSESNWSVDAQQAPVRSESDWSFDALQAPVRSESDWSFDALQAPVHSESDWSVDALQAPVRSESDWSFDALQAPVHSESDWSVDALQAPVRSESDWSFDALQAPVHSESDWSVDALQAPVCSESDWSVDALQAPVRSQSDWSVDALQAPVRSESDWSFDALQAPVHVESDWSFDALQAPVHVESDWSFDALQAPVHVESDWSVDALQAPVHVESDWSVDALQAPVRSESDWSFDALQAPVHVESDWSVDALQAPVRSESDWSFDCPSSSSPL, translated from the exons ATGTACAGCACCACATTATTCCAGCGATGCAGTGGAAACCCATTCACTACTGCTCCACCTCAAAACCAACCGGTTTCTGAAGTGGATGAGGTGAAAGGAggaaaaatgaagaagaaatgtaAAAAGATAAAGAGGGTTTGGAAGGCACTATTTGGTAATAGGAGAGCTAGTGAAAAATACACCCAGAAGACAAGCTTATCTGAGGGTGAGAAAAAGGATCAGGGAGCTGATGCAGCTGTGCTACAGTCTAGGAGAAACACTGATA ACCAGATTTCCAGTGTCCAAGGCCTCCTCCAAGATGCGGCCTGCACTGAGCCTGCCTCTGACGTGGATGGGGCGAAAGGAGGAAGAAAGAAGGagaaatgtgaaaagaaaaagttGATTTGGAAGGTACTTTTTGGTTGTATGAGACCTAGTAAAAAAGTCCTCCAAACTCCATCCTACACTGTGGCCAACCAGAAAGTCGTCCCCCTCCAAGCTCCAGCCCACACCGTCAACAACCAGAGTGATGAAGCCCTCCAAGCTCCAGTCCACGTTGAATCTgactggagtgttgatgcccAACAAGCTCCAGTCCGCTCTGAATCCGACTGGAGTTttgatgccctccaagctccagtCCGCTCTGAGTCTGACTGGAGTTttgatgccctccaagctccagtCCACTCTGAATCCgactggagtgttgatgccctccaagctccagtCCGGTCTGAGTCTGACTGGAGTTttgatgccctccaagctccagtCCACTCTGAATCCGACTGGAGTGTTGATGACCTCCAAGCTCCAGTCCGGTCTGAGTCTGACTGGAGTTttgatgccctccaagctccagtCCACTCTGAATCCGACTGGAGTTttgatgccctccaagctccagtCCACGTTGAATCCgactggagtgttgatgcccTTCAAGCTCCAGTCCGCTCTGAATCCGACTGGAGCGTTGATGCCCTTCAAGCTCCAGTCCACGTTGAATCTgactggagtgttgatgcccTTCAAGCTCCAGTCCGCTCTGAATCCGACTGGAGTTTTGATGCCCATCAAGCTCCAGTCCGCTCTGAATCCgactggagtgttgatgcccTTCAAGCTCCAGTCCGCTCTGAGTCCAACTGGAGTGTTGATGCCCAACAAGCTCCAGTCCGCTCTGAATCCGACTGGAGTTttgatgccctccaagctccagtCCGCTCTGAGTCTGACTGGAGTTttgatgccctccaagctccagtCCACTCTGAATCCgactggagtgttgatgccctccaagctccagtCCGGTCTGAGTCTGACTGGAGTTttgatgccctccaagctccagtCCACTCTGAATCCgactggagtgttgatgccctccaagctccagtCCGGTCTGAGTCTGACTGGAGTTttgatgccctccaagctccagtCCACTCTGAATCCgactggagtgttgatgccctccaagctccagtCTGCTCTGAATCTgactggagtgttgatgccctccaagctccagtCCGCTCTCAATCCgactggagtgttgatgccctccaagctccagtCCGGTCTGAGTCTGACTGGAGTTTTGATGCCCTTCAAGCTCCAGTCCACGTTGAATCTGACTGGAGTTTTGATGCCCTTCAAGCTCCAGTCCACGTTGAATCTGACTGGAGTTttgatgccctccaagctccagtCCACGTTGAATCTgactggagtgttgatgcccTTCAAGCTCCAGTCCACGTTGAATCTgactggagtgttgatgcccTTCAAGCTCCAGTCCGCTCTGAATCTGACTGGAGTTttgatgccctccaagctccagtCCACGTTGAATCTgactggagtgttgatgcccTTCAAGCTCCAGTCCGCTCTGAATCCGACTGGAGTTTTGATTGCCCTTCAAGCTCCAGTCCGCTCTGA
- the LOC109056473 gene encoding inhibitor of growth protein 2-like, translating to MLGHYPNVEKAQLVNYVEDYLECVESLPLDIQRNVSLLREIDTKYQVVMEEVDEIYEKYKKETESGHRKRLQIQLQRALICSQELGDEKIHVVTQMMEVVENRSRQIEAHSPCFLEPGDTERPVEKVRHDPASTSANVLPERSSARRPRRQRNSESRDTCSNGTLEDLGEEPPPQPREKKSKSAKKKKRSKAKQEREASPVEFTIDPNEPTYCLCEQVSYGEMIGCDNEQCPIEWFHFSCVGLTYKPKGKWYCPKCRGDSEKTMEKSADRAKKDRRSR from the exons ATGTTAGGGCATTATCCAAACGTGGAAAAAGCGCAGCTTGTCAACTACGTGGAGGATTATTTGGAATGTGTCGAGTCGCTGCCTTTGGATATACAGAGGAATGTTTCGTTGTTACGAGAGATCGACACCAAGTATC AGGTGGTCATGGAGGAGGTGGATGAGATCTATGAAAAGTACAAAAAGGAGACTGAAAGTGGGCATCGCAAGCGACTGCAGATTCAGTTGCAGCGGGCACTCATCTGCAGTCAGGAGCTGGGAGATGAGAAGATCCATGTGGTCACACAGATGATGGAGGTGGTGGAAAACCGCTCGCGTCAGATTGAGGCCCACTCGCCTTGTTTCTTGGAGCCGGGAGACACAGAGCGACCGGTGGAGAAGGTAAGGCACGACCCTGCAAGCACCTCCGCAAATGTTTTGCCTGAACGCTCTTCGGCACGGCGACCCAGGCGTCAACGCAACAGCGAAAGCCGGGACACTTGTTCCAACGGAACCCTGGAAGACCTGGGCGAAGAGCCTCCGCCGCAGCCCCGTGAGAAAAAGTCCAAGTCGGCTAAGAAGAAGAAGCGCTCCAAGGCCAAGCAAGAGCGAGAAGCATCGCCGGTGGAGTTCACCATCGACCCCAATGAGCCCACCTACTGCCTCTGTGAACAGGTGTCCTATGGGGAGATGATTGGCTGCGACAATGAGCAATGTCCTATTGAGTGGTTCCATTTTTCCTGTGTTGGACTGACCTACAAGCCCAAGGGGAAATGGTATTGCCCTAAATGCAGGGGTGACAGTGAAAAGACTATGGAAAAAAGTGCAGATAGGGCCAAGAAGGATAGGCGGTCCAGGTAG
- the LOC109067451 gene encoding AH receptor-interacting protein-like, which produces MEETDIKLRADGIQKKVISPGKGELSTFPDGTKVKFHYRTSLCDGTVLDDSRTMGGRSKPMELILGKKFKLPVWEQVVTTMREGEIADFTCDVKHTALYPLVSLSLRNISHGKDPLEGQRHCCGIAQVHSHHSMGHSDLDKLQANPQPLVFTLEMLEILPPGSFQLEIWAMTDEEKMQAIPQIHEEGNALFKSGDITAAAEKYYSAIACLKNLQMKERPGDDQWIKLDLMITPLLLNYCQCKQLLGQYYEVLEHCSSIINKYDDNVKAYFKRGKAHAAVWNEAEARDDFDKVIKLDPSLESSVAKELRAMEDRIREKQKEEKGRYKNLFNYSSKASAAASTG; this is translated from the exons ATGGAGGAAACTGACATAAAGCTCAGAGCTGATGGCATTCAGAAAAAAGTCATCTCTCCCGGGAAAGGAGAACTTTCAACGTTTCCCGATGGAACAAAG GTGAAGTTTCATTACCGCACTAGCCTTTGTGATGGCACTGTGTTGGACGACTCCAGGACGATGGGAGGCCGCAGTAAACCTATGGAGCTCATACTGGGGAAGAAGTTCAAGCTTCCTGTTTGGGAGCAAGTGGTTACCACTATGAGAGAGGGTGAAATTGCTGATTTCACCTGTGATGTCAAG CACACAGCTCTCTACCCTCTGGTTTCTCTGTCACTACGCAACATCAGCCATGGAAAAGACCCACTGGAAGGACAGAGACACTGCTGTGGAATAGCTCAGGTTCACTCACATCATTCTATGGGTCACTCCGATCTGGATAAGTTGCAGGCTAATCCTCAGCCTCTAGTTTTTACTCTGGAAATGCTAGAG ATCTTGCCTCCTGGATCCTTCCAACTGGAAATTTGGGCAATGACAGATGAGGAGAAAATGCAGGCCATACCTCAGATCCATGAGGAGGGAAATGCGCTCTTCAAGAGTGGCGATATTACAGCAGCTGCTGAGAAGTACTACAGTGCCATAGCTTGTCTGAAGAACTTACAGATGAAG GAGCGTCCGGGTGATGACCAGTGGATCAAACTAGATCTCATGATCACTCCTCTCCTTCTCAACTATTGCCAGTGCAAGCAACTTTTGGGCCAGTACTATGAAGTTTTGGAGCACTGCTCTTCTATCATCAACAAGTACGATG ACAATGTGAAGGCATATTTCAAACGAGGAAAAGCTCATGCAGCAGTATGGAATGAAGCAGAGGCAAGAGATGACTTTGACAAAGTGATTAAATTAGACCCATCACTTGAAAGCTCAGTTGCAAAGGAGTTGAGGGCAATGGAGGATCGCATTCGGGAAAAACAGAAAGAGGAGAAGGGACGCTACAAAAACCTTTTCAACTATAGCAGCAAAGCCTCTGCTGCAGCTTCCACG GGCTGA
- the LOC109056476 gene encoding cyclin-dependent kinase 2-associated protein 2-like, translated as MSYKPIAPAPTGSNHTPPGSCGSSPSLASSSNFRPAFSDFGPPSMGFVQPVKVSQGSTYSELLSVIEEMSREIRPTYAGSKSAMERLKRGIIHARALVRECLAETERSART; from the exons ATGAGTTACAAGCCGATCGCCCCCGCACCCACCGGCTCCAACCACACTCCTCCAG GATCATGTGGCTCATCTCCATCACTGGCTTCCTCTTCTAACTTTAGACCAGCATTTAGTGACTTTGGTCCACCTTCAATGGGCTTTGTACAA CCTGTTAAAGTGTCACAGGGATCTACCTATAGTGAGCTGCTCTCCGTCATTGAGGAGATGAGCCGTGAAATTCGTCCTACCTATGCTGGCAGCAAAAGTGCCATGGAGAGGCTGAAGAGAG GTATCATCCACGCACGTGCTCTTGTCAGGGAGTGTCTAGCGGAGACAGAGCGGAGTGCTCGCACAtaa